The following coding sequences are from one Comamonas koreensis window:
- a CDS encoding LapA family protein → MRSILLLIIAVLIGGLAALNWQVLSTPSEVNLGLTTIHAPLGVLMLALTVLLCVIFVAYVLSLQGSVMLEARRHNKEMTAQRELADKAEASRFTELRQVLESQHAAGQSALLARLAELEAHLVARAQESDNSNAAYLGQIEDRMRHVEPPRNTF, encoded by the coding sequence ATGCGCAGCATTCTTCTTCTCATCATCGCCGTGCTCATCGGCGGCCTGGCGGCCCTCAACTGGCAGGTGCTGTCCACCCCATCGGAAGTCAACCTGGGCCTCACGACCATCCACGCCCCGCTGGGAGTGCTGATGCTGGCGCTGACGGTGCTGCTGTGCGTGATCTTCGTTGCCTATGTGCTGTCCTTGCAGGGATCGGTCATGCTGGAGGCGCGCCGCCACAACAAGGAGATGACGGCCCAACGCGAGCTGGCAGACAAGGCCGAGGCATCACGCTTTACCGAGCTGCGCCAGGTGCTGGAGAGCCAGCATGCTGCCGGCCAGTCGGCACTGCTGGCCCGCCTGGCAGAGCTGGAAGCCCACCTGGTGGCCCGTGCCCAGGAGTCGGACAACAGCAATGCCGCTTACCTGGGCCAGATTGAAGACCGCATGCGCCATGTCGAGCCGCCGCGCAATACGTTCTAA
- the acs gene encoding acetate--CoA ligase, whose protein sequence is MTAPAQGTIESVLVENRVFPPPASLSATARVGSMEAYEALCAEAESDFEGFWAQRAREHVQWTKPFTEVLDQSTPPFFKWFQDGELNVSANCLDKHIGTPVESKTAIIFEADDGQVTKITYRELLDKVSAFANALKAQGVQKGDRVLIYMPMTVEGIVAMQACARIGATHSVVFGGFSAKAVNERVIDAGAVLIVTANYQMRGGKELPLKAIVDDALAMGGCDTVKKVLVFERTQTAWNKVDGRDVSFGEALAGQSKECAPVAVHAEHPLFILYTSGSTGKPKGVQHASGGYILWAKMTMEWTFDLKPSDVFWCTADIGWITGHTYIAYGPLAAGATQVVFEGVPTFPNAGRFWQMIERHGVSIFYTAPTAIRSLIKAADSDDKVHPRNWNLSSLRILGSVGEPINPEAWMWYYRNIGGERCPIVDTFWQTENGGHVITPLPGATPLVPGSCTLPLPGIMAQIVDETGKELPNGTGGILVISKPWPSMIRTIWNDPERFKKAYFPEEMGGSIYLAGDGAVRDAKTGYFRITGRIDDVLNVSGHRMGTMEIESALVSKTDLVAEAAVVGRPDDMTGEAICAFVVLKRSRPTGDEAKQIAKELRDWVAKEIGPIAKPKDIRFGDNLPKTRSGKIMRRLLRSIAKGEAITQDTSTLENPAILDQLSDTH, encoded by the coding sequence ATGACAGCCCCAGCCCAAGGAACCATTGAATCCGTTCTGGTCGAAAACCGCGTATTTCCCCCACCGGCCAGCCTGTCTGCCACGGCCCGCGTCGGCAGCATGGAGGCCTATGAGGCGCTGTGCGCCGAGGCCGAGTCCGACTTTGAAGGCTTTTGGGCCCAACGTGCCCGCGAGCATGTGCAGTGGACCAAGCCCTTCACCGAAGTGCTGGACCAGAGCACGCCGCCATTCTTCAAGTGGTTCCAGGATGGTGAGTTGAACGTCAGCGCCAACTGCCTCGACAAGCACATCGGCACGCCGGTGGAGAGCAAGACAGCGATCATCTTTGAAGCTGATGATGGCCAGGTGACCAAGATCACTTACCGTGAGCTGCTGGACAAGGTCAGTGCCTTTGCCAATGCGCTCAAGGCCCAGGGCGTGCAAAAGGGCGACCGGGTCCTCATCTATATGCCGATGACCGTCGAGGGCATTGTGGCGATGCAGGCCTGCGCGCGCATTGGTGCGACCCACTCGGTGGTGTTTGGCGGCTTCTCGGCCAAGGCGGTCAATGAGCGCGTCATCGACGCCGGCGCGGTGCTTATCGTCACCGCCAACTACCAGATGCGCGGCGGCAAGGAGTTGCCGCTGAAGGCCATTGTCGACGACGCACTGGCCATGGGGGGCTGCGACACCGTCAAGAAAGTGCTGGTGTTTGAACGCACCCAGACAGCCTGGAACAAGGTGGACGGCCGGGATGTGAGCTTTGGTGAGGCGCTGGCCGGCCAAAGCAAGGAATGTGCACCAGTGGCCGTCCATGCCGAGCATCCGCTCTTCATTCTGTACACCAGCGGTTCCACCGGCAAGCCCAAGGGCGTACAGCACGCCAGCGGCGGCTACATCCTTTGGGCCAAGATGACGATGGAGTGGACCTTTGATCTAAAGCCCAGCGATGTGTTCTGGTGCACGGCCGATATCGGCTGGATCACCGGTCACACCTATATTGCCTACGGCCCGCTGGCCGCTGGCGCGACCCAGGTGGTGTTCGAGGGCGTGCCGACCTTCCCCAATGCCGGGCGCTTCTGGCAGATGATCGAGCGCCATGGCGTCTCCATCTTCTACACCGCGCCCACGGCGATCCGCTCGCTGATCAAGGCTGCTGACTCGGACGACAAGGTGCACCCGCGCAACTGGAACCTCAGCAGCCTGCGCATTCTGGGATCGGTGGGCGAGCCCATCAACCCCGAAGCCTGGATGTGGTACTACCGCAATATCGGTGGCGAGCGCTGCCCGATTGTCGATACCTTCTGGCAGACGGAAAACGGCGGCCATGTGATCACGCCGCTGCCGGGCGCGACGCCGCTGGTGCCGGGCTCCTGCACCTTGCCGCTGCCGGGCATCATGGCCCAGATCGTCGACGAGACCGGCAAGGAGCTGCCCAACGGCACCGGCGGTATCCTCGTGATCAGCAAGCCCTGGCCGTCGATGATCCGCACGATCTGGAACGACCCCGAGCGCTTCAAGAAAGCCTATTTCCCCGAAGAGATGGGCGGCAGCATCTACCTGGCCGGCGACGGCGCGGTGCGCGATGCCAAGACCGGGTACTTCCGCATCACCGGCCGTATTGACGATGTGCTCAACGTCTCGGGCCACCGCATGGGCACGATGGAGATCGAGTCGGCCCTGGTGTCCAAGACCGACCTGGTGGCCGAGGCGGCCGTGGTGGGCCGGCCCGATGACATGACGGGCGAGGCGATCTGCGCCTTTGTGGTGCTCAAGCGCTCGCGCCCCACCGGCGACGAAGCCAAGCAGATTGCCAAGGAGCTGCGCGACTGGGTGGCCAAGGAGATCGGCCCGATTGCCAAGCCCAAGGACATCCGCTTTGGCGACAACCTGCCCAAGACCCGCTCGGGCAAGATCATGCGCCGCCTGTTGCGCTCGATCGCCAAAGGCGAGGCGATCACGCAGGACACCTCCACCTTGGAGAACCCGGCGATCCTCGACCAGTTGTCCGATACCCACTGA
- a CDS encoding TIGR04438 family Trp-rich protein, whose amino-acid sequence MYFLILGIILLLLKYLEIGPVAAWSWTAVLAPFGLAALWWAWADWSGYTKRKAMEQEVLKKERRLQKSKEALGQSARRRR is encoded by the coding sequence ATGTATTTTCTGATCCTGGGGATCATTCTGCTGTTGTTGAAGTACCTGGAGATAGGCCCGGTTGCGGCCTGGTCCTGGACTGCTGTGCTGGCGCCCTTTGGGCTGGCTGCGCTGTGGTGGGCCTGGGCCGACTGGTCGGGTTACACCAAGCGCAAGGCGATGGAGCAGGAGGTGCTGAAAAAAGAGCGCCGCCTGCAAAAATCCAAAGAAGCGCTGGGCCAATCGGCCCGCCGGCGCCGCTGA
- the ilvD gene encoding dihydroxy-acid dehydratase has translation MPAYRSKTSTAGRNMAGARSLWRATGMKDDDFSKPIIAVVNSFTQFVPGHVHLKDLGQLVAREIEAAGGVAKEFNTIAVDDGIAMGHDGMLYSLPSREVIADSVEYMVNAHCADAMVCISNCDKITPGMLMAAMRLNIPVVFVSGGPMEAGKVRLAVPAADGSKTIQIKKLDLVDAMVMAADSNVSDADVAEVERSACPTCGSCSGMFTANSMNCLAEALGLALPGNGTVVATHSDREQLFKRAGRLIVELAKRYYEQDEATLLPRAVGIKAFENAMTLDIAMGGSTNTILHLLAIAQEADIDFTMTDIDRMSRTVPQLCKVAPNTNKYHIEDVHRAGGIMAILGELDRAGKLHTDVPTVHAKTMKDALDQWDIVRTEDEAVRTFYMAGPAGIPTQVAFSQSTRWPSLDLDRAEGCIRSYDHAFSKEGGLAVLRGNIALDGCVVKTAGVDDSILVFEGSAHVVESQDEAVENILSDKVKAGDVVIVRYEGPKGGPGMQEMLYPTSYIKSKGLGKSCALLTDGRFSGGTSGLSIGHCSPEAAAGGAIGLVQNGDRILIDIPNRTINALVSDEEFAKRREAQDALGWKPAKPRPRKVSTALKAYAKLVTSADKGAVRDISLLD, from the coding sequence ATGCCCGCATACCGTTCCAAAACCTCTACCGCCGGTCGCAACATGGCTGGTGCCCGCTCCTTGTGGCGTGCCACCGGCATGAAAGACGACGATTTCTCCAAGCCCATCATTGCGGTGGTGAACTCCTTTACCCAGTTCGTTCCAGGCCATGTGCACCTCAAGGACCTGGGCCAGCTCGTCGCCCGCGAGATCGAAGCGGCAGGCGGCGTGGCCAAGGAGTTCAACACCATTGCCGTCGATGACGGCATTGCGATGGGCCACGACGGCATGCTGTACTCGCTGCCCAGCCGCGAAGTGATTGCCGATTCGGTCGAATACATGGTCAATGCGCACTGCGCCGATGCCATGGTCTGCATCTCCAACTGCGACAAGATCACCCCCGGCATGCTGATGGCTGCGATGCGCCTCAATATCCCCGTGGTGTTTGTCTCGGGCGGCCCGATGGAAGCGGGCAAGGTGCGCCTGGCCGTGCCGGCGGCTGACGGCAGCAAGACCATCCAGATCAAGAAGCTCGACCTGGTCGACGCGATGGTGATGGCCGCTGACAGCAATGTGAGCGATGCCGATGTGGCCGAAGTCGAGCGCTCGGCCTGCCCGACCTGCGGCTCCTGCTCGGGCATGTTCACCGCCAACTCGATGAACTGCCTGGCCGAAGCGCTGGGCCTGGCCCTGCCAGGCAATGGCACTGTGGTGGCCACCCACTCGGACCGCGAGCAACTGTTCAAGCGCGCAGGCCGCCTGATCGTGGAGCTGGCCAAGCGCTACTACGAGCAAGACGAAGCGACCCTGCTGCCACGCGCTGTTGGCATCAAGGCCTTCGAGAACGCGATGACCTTGGACATCGCGATGGGTGGCTCGACCAACACCATCCTGCATTTGCTGGCGATTGCGCAAGAGGCGGACATCGATTTCACGATGACCGACATCGACCGCATGTCACGCACCGTGCCGCAGCTGTGCAAGGTGGCGCCCAATACCAACAAGTACCACATCGAAGACGTGCACCGTGCCGGTGGCATCATGGCCATCCTGGGTGAGCTCGACCGCGCCGGCAAGCTGCACACCGATGTGCCCACCGTGCATGCCAAGACCATGAAGGACGCGCTGGACCAGTGGGACATCGTGCGTACCGAAGACGAGGCCGTGCGCACCTTCTACATGGCGGGTCCTGCCGGCATCCCCACCCAGGTGGCTTTCAGCCAAAGCACGCGCTGGCCCAGCCTGGATCTGGACCGCGCCGAAGGCTGCATCCGCTCCTACGACCATGCCTTCTCCAAAGAAGGCGGCCTGGCCGTGCTGCGCGGCAATATCGCGCTGGACGGCTGCGTGGTCAAGACCGCCGGTGTCGATGACTCGATCCTGGTGTTCGAAGGCTCGGCCCATGTGGTCGAGTCGCAGGACGAGGCGGTGGAAAACATCCTGAGCGACAAGGTCAAGGCCGGTGATGTCGTGATCGTGCGCTACGAAGGCCCCAAGGGCGGCCCCGGCATGCAGGAAATGCTCTACCCGACCAGCTATATCAAGTCCAAGGGCCTGGGCAAGTCCTGCGCACTGCTGACCGATGGCCGCTTCTCGGGCGGTACCTCGGGCCTGTCGATTGGCCACTGCTCGCCAGAGGCAGCGGCTGGCGGCGCGATTGGCCTGGTGCAAAACGGCGACCGTATCCTCATCGACATCCCCAACCGCACGATCAATGCGCTGGTGAGCGACGAGGAATTTGCCAAGCGCCGCGAAGCGCAAGATGCGCTGGGCTGGAAGCCTGCCAAGCCCCGTCCGCGCAAGGTGTCCACCGCTTTGAAGGCCTATGCCAAGCTGGTGACCTCGGCCGACAAGGGCGCAGTGCGCGATATCTCGCTGCTGGACTGA
- a CDS encoding zinc-dependent alcohol dehydrogenase family protein — protein sequence MKAIQVAAPGGLDHLQLVDLPAPAAPRAGEIQVRLHASSLNYHDLAIAAGRSPTADGRIPMADGAGVVTAVGEGVSEFAVGDAVVSCFFPLWQSGKQVPSTFATVPGDGVDGFAREHVTMAATAFTHAPKGYTHEEAATLTTAGLTAWRALVVDGRIEAGQTVLVLGTGGVSIFALQLAHAMGAKVIATTSSAAKAERLRALGADTVINYRDQPEWGDAVLQATGGRGADIVVEVGGPATLPQSIRACAPGGHIALIGVLTGFAGAVPTVELMRKQQTLKGLIVGSREQQQDLVRALEQLALRPIIDSSYPLEKIADAFAHQISAQHFGKICLHW from the coding sequence ATGAAAGCCATACAAGTTGCCGCCCCCGGTGGCCTGGACCACCTGCAGCTGGTCGACCTGCCAGCGCCTGCTGCGCCCCGCGCCGGCGAAATCCAGGTGCGCCTGCATGCCAGCTCGCTCAACTACCACGACCTGGCCATTGCCGCTGGGCGCTCGCCCACCGCCGATGGCCGCATCCCGATGGCCGATGGCGCCGGTGTGGTGACGGCCGTGGGTGAAGGCGTTTCCGAGTTTGCCGTCGGCGACGCCGTGGTGTCCTGCTTTTTCCCGCTGTGGCAATCGGGCAAGCAGGTGCCCTCCACCTTTGCCACCGTGCCCGGCGATGGCGTGGATGGCTTTGCGCGTGAGCACGTCACGATGGCCGCCACGGCCTTTACCCATGCACCCAAGGGCTATACGCATGAAGAAGCCGCAACCCTGACCACCGCCGGCCTCACGGCCTGGCGCGCGCTGGTGGTTGACGGCCGCATCGAAGCGGGGCAAACCGTGCTGGTGCTGGGCACGGGCGGCGTCTCCATCTTTGCGTTGCAGCTGGCCCATGCGATGGGCGCCAAGGTGATTGCGACCACCTCCAGCGCCGCCAAGGCAGAGCGTCTGCGTGCCTTGGGCGCCGACACCGTCATCAACTACCGCGACCAGCCCGAATGGGGCGATGCGGTGCTGCAGGCTACCGGCGGTCGCGGCGCCGATATCGTTGTGGAGGTGGGCGGCCCTGCGACCCTACCCCAGTCCATCCGCGCCTGCGCGCCTGGCGGCCATATTGCGCTGATTGGTGTGCTGACCGGCTTTGCCGGCGCTGTACCCACCGTGGAGCTGATGCGCAAGCAGCAAACCTTGAAAGGCCTGATCGTCGGCAGCCGCGAGCAGCAGCAAGACCTGGTGCGCGCGCTCGAGCAGCTGGCGCTGCGCCCCATCATCGACAGCAGCTACCCGCTGGAGAAAATCGCCGATGCCTTTGCGCACCAGATCAGCGCCCAGCACTTTGGCAAGATCTGCCTGCACTGGTAA
- the mgtA gene encoding magnesium-translocating P-type ATPase, with protein sequence MLNLLKNGFVNFLRSRHWGVHFRRLPMLEQLAHTPVDTGISKAMGERLSDAAHAPEQALLHSLNTSRQGLDDAQVQQARAQAGWNTIAQDQAMTRTEHLWLCFRTPFNLLLTVLAAVSWLTGDTKATVVIGSMVALATGLRFWQEGRANKAAAGLQAMVSNTAAVLRRTAQDEEGRELDTPPSRLSALQAVRELPVRELVPGDIIQLAAGDMVPADCRLLSAKDLFLAQSAMTGESMPVEKFAQLPDGAQHNPVELCNLVFMGTNVVSGAGLAVVLTTGNHSYLGALAGKVSAMDRSPTAFQMGVNKVSWVLIRFMLVMVPLVLLINGWTKGDWTEALLFALSVAVGLTPEMLPMIVTATLAKGAVFLSRKKVIVKHLDAIQNFGAMDVLCTDKTGTLTEDRISVERHLDAWGDVSHYVLDMAYLNSYYQTGLKSLLDVAVLAHAERAPLVDAYAKVDEVPFDFVRRRMSVVVSDSAGIGKIITKGAVEEILQVSSMVQAAGGVLDLDAGLRKRIVATAEALNALGLRVVAVATRETQAGQSNFGVADEAGMVLCGFLAFIDPPKESAAPALQALARHGVQTKVLTGDNAAVTAKVCEQVGINAQHIVLGGDIEQMDDQRLAQVVEEAHIFAKLSPAHKERIVRMLKANGHVVGFMGDGINDAAALRTADIGISVDTAVDVAKEAADIILLDKSLMVLDQGVQEGRRTFANMLKYIKMTASSNFGNVFSVLIASAFIPFLPMLPMQLLVQNLVYDFSQSAIPFDHVDPELLTQPQRWNPADVGRFMLFFGPISSIFDITTFVVMWKVFGANTPERQALFQSGWFVVGLLTQSLIVHMIRTMRIPFIQSRAAWPVGLMTLVVVAIGIYLPMGALAPYFKLEPLPGLYFVFLVAVLLAYMGLTQVMKKWYIRRYGWQ encoded by the coding sequence ATGTTGAACCTGCTGAAGAATGGATTCGTCAACTTTTTGCGCTCGCGCCACTGGGGCGTGCATTTCCGCCGCTTGCCCATGTTGGAGCAACTGGCCCACACGCCGGTGGATACCGGCATTTCCAAGGCCATGGGCGAGCGGCTGAGCGACGCCGCCCATGCCCCTGAACAGGCATTGCTGCACAGCCTGAACACCAGCCGCCAGGGCCTGGACGATGCACAGGTGCAGCAAGCCCGTGCGCAAGCGGGCTGGAACACCATTGCGCAGGACCAGGCGATGACCCGCACAGAGCACCTGTGGCTGTGCTTTCGCACGCCTTTCAACCTGCTCTTGACGGTGCTGGCTGCCGTCTCGTGGCTGACCGGCGATACCAAGGCCACGGTGGTGATCGGCAGCATGGTGGCGCTGGCCACCGGCCTGCGCTTTTGGCAGGAGGGCCGCGCCAACAAGGCCGCTGCCGGCCTGCAGGCCATGGTCTCCAACACCGCCGCCGTGCTGCGCCGCACGGCGCAGGATGAAGAAGGGCGGGAGCTGGATACGCCGCCCTCGCGCCTGTCGGCACTGCAGGCCGTACGCGAGCTGCCCGTGCGCGAGCTGGTGCCCGGCGACATCATCCAGCTGGCTGCCGGCGATATGGTGCCCGCTGACTGCCGCCTGCTGAGCGCCAAGGACCTGTTTCTGGCGCAATCGGCGATGACCGGTGAATCCATGCCGGTAGAGAAATTTGCCCAGCTGCCTGATGGGGCACAGCACAACCCGGTGGAGCTGTGCAACCTGGTGTTCATGGGCACGAACGTGGTCTCGGGCGCTGGCCTGGCCGTGGTGCTGACCACCGGCAACCACAGCTACCTGGGCGCGCTGGCCGGCAAGGTCTCGGCGATGGACCGCAGCCCCACCGCGTTCCAGATGGGCGTCAACAAGGTCAGCTGGGTGCTGATCCGTTTCATGCTGGTGATGGTGCCGCTGGTCTTGCTGATCAATGGCTGGACCAAGGGCGACTGGACCGAGGCGCTGCTGTTTGCGCTGTCGGTGGCCGTTGGCCTGACGCCCGAGATGCTGCCGATGATCGTGACCGCCACCCTGGCCAAGGGCGCGGTGTTTCTGTCGCGCAAGAAAGTGATCGTCAAGCACCTGGACGCCATCCAGAACTTTGGTGCGATGGATGTGCTGTGCACCGACAAGACGGGCACCCTGACCGAGGACCGCATCTCGGTCGAGCGCCACCTCGATGCCTGGGGTGATGTCTCGCACTATGTGCTGGACATGGCCTACTTGAACAGCTACTACCAGACGGGCCTCAAGAGTTTGCTCGATGTGGCCGTGCTCGCCCATGCCGAGCGCGCCCCGCTGGTCGATGCCTATGCCAAGGTCGATGAAGTGCCGTTTGACTTTGTGCGCCGGCGCATGTCGGTGGTGGTGAGCGACAGTGCCGGCATCGGCAAGATCATCACCAAGGGTGCGGTCGAGGAAATCCTGCAGGTCAGCAGCATGGTGCAGGCCGCAGGCGGCGTGCTGGACCTTGATGCGGGCCTGCGCAAGCGCATTGTGGCAACAGCCGAGGCGCTCAATGCCCTGGGGCTGCGCGTGGTGGCGGTGGCCACGCGCGAGACGCAAGCGGGCCAGAGCAACTTTGGCGTGGCCGATGAGGCCGGCATGGTGTTGTGCGGCTTTCTGGCCTTTATCGATCCACCCAAGGAAAGCGCTGCGCCCGCGCTGCAGGCGCTGGCCCGGCATGGTGTGCAGACCAAGGTGCTGACGGGCGACAATGCCGCCGTCACCGCCAAGGTCTGCGAGCAGGTGGGCATCAACGCGCAGCACATCGTGCTGGGCGGCGATATCGAGCAGATGGACGACCAGCGCCTGGCCCAGGTGGTCGAAGAAGCCCATATCTTTGCCAAGCTGAGCCCTGCGCACAAGGAGCGCATTGTGCGCATGCTCAAGGCCAATGGCCATGTGGTGGGCTTCATGGGCGATGGCATCAACGATGCAGCTGCGCTGCGCACCGCCGATATCGGCATCTCAGTGGACACGGCCGTCGATGTGGCCAAGGAAGCGGCCGACATCATCTTGCTGGACAAGAGCCTGATGGTGCTCGACCAGGGCGTGCAGGAAGGCCGGCGCACCTTTGCCAACATGCTCAAGTACATCAAGATGACGGCGAGCTCGAACTTTGGCAATGTGTTCTCGGTGTTGATTGCCAGTGCCTTCATTCCCTTCCTGCCCATGCTGCCGATGCAGCTGCTGGTGCAGAACCTGGTGTATGACTTCTCGCAATCGGCGATTCCGTTTGACCATGTCGATCCCGAGCTGCTGACCCAGCCCCAGCGCTGGAACCCCGCCGATGTGGGCCGCTTCATGCTGTTCTTCGGCCCCATCAGCTCCATCTTCGATATCACCACCTTTGTCGTGATGTGGAAGGTGTTTGGCGCCAACACGCCCGAGCGCCAGGCGCTGTTCCAGTCCGGCTGGTTTGTCGTGGGACTGCTCACGCAGTCGCTGATCGTGCACATGATCCGCACCATGCGCATTCCGTTTATCCAAAGCCGCGCTGCCTGGCCGGTGGGCCTGATGACCCTGGTGGTGGTCGCCATCGGCATCTACCTGCCCATGGGTGCGCTGGCCCCTTATTTCAAGCTCGAGCCCCTGCCTGGCCTGTACTTTGTGTTCCTCGTTGCCGTGTTGCTGGCCTATATGGGTCTTACGCAAGTCATGAAAAAGTGGTACATCCGTCGCTACGGCTGGCAATAA
- a CDS encoding Bug family tripartite tricarboxylate transporter substrate binding protein, which translates to MSRFPFLRAFALLSALFCLGLALAGAVTAQAQERRAYPSQPVKLVVPFAPGGSTDIVARLLADAIREPLGQPVVVENKAGAAGLIGAEAVARAQPDGYTLGVGTISTLAVNTVMLKSVRRDPLQELAPVMALAQIPSVFSTHPSLGVHDLQGLVATLRAKPDHYTIGSAGVGSIGHLIAEAMNEALGVRLRHIPYKGQGPVINSALAGETQVLSDQYPSSSSLVQSGRLVPFAVAAPQRLPALPGVPTLAEAGYPALNRLAITWFGLVAPAGTPPAVIDTLNRAAQEAMRQPAVQARLAQLGVVPMGGSPQAFALLISDTRAQIQQLVQQRKLVLD; encoded by the coding sequence ATGTCCCGCTTTCCATTCCTGCGCGCGTTTGCGCTGCTGTCCGCGCTGTTTTGTCTGGGCCTGGCGTTGGCCGGCGCTGTGACGGCGCAAGCGCAGGAGCGGCGCGCCTACCCGAGCCAGCCGGTCAAGCTGGTGGTGCCTTTTGCGCCGGGCGGCTCGACCGATATCGTGGCGCGCCTGCTGGCCGATGCGATTCGCGAGCCGCTGGGCCAGCCGGTGGTGGTGGAGAACAAGGCCGGTGCCGCAGGCCTCATCGGCGCCGAGGCGGTGGCCCGTGCCCAGCCCGATGGCTACACCCTTGGCGTGGGGACCATCAGCACCCTGGCCGTCAATACGGTGATGCTCAAATCGGTGCGCCGCGATCCGCTGCAAGAGCTGGCACCGGTCATGGCACTGGCGCAGATTCCGTCGGTGTTCTCCACCCATCCCAGCCTGGGGGTACACGATCTGCAGGGCCTGGTGGCGACGTTGCGCGCCAAGCCCGACCACTACACGATCGGATCGGCGGGTGTGGGCTCCATCGGCCACCTGATTGCTGAGGCGATGAATGAAGCGCTGGGCGTACGCCTGCGCCACATCCCCTACAAAGGCCAGGGCCCGGTGATCAACAGTGCGCTGGCCGGCGAGACCCAGGTGCTGAGCGACCAGTACCCCTCGTCAAGCAGCCTGGTGCAATCGGGGCGGCTGGTGCCTTTTGCGGTGGCCGCGCCGCAGCGGTTGCCGGCGCTTCCGGGCGTTCCCACCCTGGCGGAGGCCGGCTACCCGGCGCTCAACCGCCTGGCCATTACCTGGTTTGGCCTGGTAGCGCCCGCTGGCACGCCGCCGGCCGTGATCGACACCCTCAACCGCGCAGCGCAAGAAGCTATGCGCCAACCGGCCGTGCAGGCGCGCCTGGCGCAGCTGGGTGTTGTGCCCATGGGCGGCAGCCCGCAAGCGTTTGCGCTGCTGATCAGCGATACGCGCGCCCAGATCCAGCAACTGGTGCAGCAGCGCAAGCTGGTGCTGGACTGA
- a CDS encoding winged helix-turn-helix transcriptional regulator — protein MKRLNSKSGCAVEVTLSVMGGTWKPIVLFHLLHGTKRFSELSRAIPNVTQRMLTLQLRELEEAGIVARTVYAEVPPRVDYALTDMGRSLKAVLIAMRDWGMDYAQSQGLQDEAPGVQASCAA, from the coding sequence ATGAAGCGTTTGAACAGCAAAAGTGGTTGCGCGGTGGAGGTGACCTTGTCTGTCATGGGCGGTACCTGGAAGCCGATTGTGCTTTTCCATCTGCTCCATGGCACCAAGCGCTTTAGCGAACTGTCCCGGGCCATTCCCAATGTCACCCAGCGCATGCTGACCCTGCAGCTGCGCGAGCTTGAAGAGGCCGGCATTGTTGCGCGCACCGTCTATGCGGAAGTGCCGCCGCGCGTGGACTATGCGCTGACCGACATGGGGCGCAGCCTCAAAGCGGTGCTGATTGCGATGCGCGACTGGGGCATGGACTATGCACAATCCCAAGGGCTGCAGGACGAGGCGCCAGGCGTGCAGGCCAGCTGCGCGGCCTAG
- a CDS encoding c-type cytochrome, which yields MNRILIATALALSASAPAWADQALAQSKNCMACHSVDKKVVGPAFKDIGAKFAGQPGASNMLAQKIIKGSAGVWGPVPMPANTQVSEADAKKLADWVLTLK from the coding sequence ATGAACCGTATTCTGATTGCCACGGCACTGGCCTTGTCGGCCAGCGCACCTGCGTGGGCTGATCAGGCATTGGCCCAATCCAAGAACTGCATGGCTTGCCATTCGGTCGACAAGAAAGTGGTGGGCCCCGCATTCAAAGATATTGGCGCCAAGTTTGCAGGCCAGCCCGGCGCATCCAACATGCTGGCCCAGAAGATCATCAAGGGCAGCGCCGGCGTCTGGGGCCCCGTGCCCATGCCCGCCAACACCCAGGTCAGCGAAGCCGATGCCAAGAAGCTGGCCGACTGGGTACTGACCCTCAAGTAA